The following coding sequences are from one Dermacentor andersoni chromosome 5, qqDerAnde1_hic_scaffold, whole genome shotgun sequence window:
- the LOC129380240 gene encoding uncharacterized protein — MAASSACKTMSVCDRQPGSVMGVSDISGVEFVGESVLDYLGMQELFACAEVNRLWQSVALALLRKRLISVSICCSPESEQSIPEPVPDRPHARGKILRPRFARYRNIPRLAGMRPSLALLSYHADLNEDGRVVDCVRELLPPNSVIGYFKLKPVRMADDSDDSPHEGIVGEFLFHAEAAVRPAPTADDLRQQPPLDSSVLGPSSSSGPSQAQTRRPEGEPPAVPVAAAAATTGGSLPALPAAHPCHRIPSTVRGSGAVFHSVLPGVLVFEALHETEGSLEADVASARFTEEATGRIIQDSLGGRTRTSIIATISPHMTNLEETLSTLDYAHRAKNITNCPEVNQKMTKRAMIKLVDITYHCRIISS, encoded by the exons ATGGCTGCGTCTTCAGCTTGCAAAACGATGTCCGTTTGCGACCGACAGCCGGGTTCCGTGATGGGCGTGAGCGACATCTCAGGCGTTGAGTTCGTGGGGGAGAGCGTGTTGGACTACCTTGGCATGCAGGAGCTCTTCGCGTGCGCCGAGGTGAACCGGCTGTGGCAGTCGGTAGCACTGGCTCTTCTGAGGAAGAGACTGATCTCCGTCTCCATCTGCTGTTCACCG GAATCGGAGCAGTCGATCCCGGAGCCAGTGCCGGACAGACCTCACGCACGCGGGAAGATCCTGCGCCCGAGATTCGCTCGCTACCGCAACATCCCGCGCCTGGCCGGCATGCGTCCATCACTTGCGTTGCTGTCCTATCACGCCGACCTGAACGAGGACGGGAGGG TGGTGGACTGCGTACGCGAGCTGCTGCCTCCGAACTCTGTCATCGGGTATTTCAAACTGAAGCCCGTCCGAATGGCCGACGACTCCGATGACAGCCCGCACGAAGGCATCGTCGGCGAGTTTCTATTCCACGCCGAAGCAGCCGTGCGACCTGCGCCAACCGCTGACGACCTGCGGCAGCAGCCGCCACTGGACAGCTCTGTCCTCGG CCCATCGTCGTCCTCTGGGCCGAGCCAGGCACAGACGCGTCGTCCCGAAGGCGAGCCACCAGCCGTTCCGGTCGCTGCGGCTGCAGCCACAACCGGTGGATCGCTGCCGGCGCTGCCTGCCGCCCATCCATGCCACCGCATTCCATCGACGGTCCGAGGCAGCGGCGCCGTCTTCCACAGCGTGCTGCCCGGCGTGCTCGTGTTCGAAGCACTGCACGAGACCGAAGGCAGCCTGGAGGCGGACGTCGCCAGCGCCCGATTCACGGAGGAGGCCACCGGCAGGATAATCCAG GACTCTCTGGGTGGCCGCACAAGGACTTCCATCATTGCGACCATCTCGCCTCACATGACCAATCTGGAGGAGACATTGAGCACCTTGGACTATGCTCATCGAGCCAAGAACATCACCAACTGTCCAGAGGTCAATCAAAAGATGACAAAGCGGGCAATGATCAAG CTTGTAGACATCACTTACCACTGTCGCATAATATCCTCTTAG